From one Brachypodium distachyon strain Bd21 chromosome 4, Brachypodium_distachyon_v3.0, whole genome shotgun sequence genomic stretch:
- the LOC104585035 gene encoding uncharacterized protein LOC104585035 yields the protein MIYGDSNLVVQQTMMTCDAVSDTMIAYRDMYNTLEGTYDGCELAHVSRASNEEADHLANLGSTRAAVPPGVFLEIIHQRSIKENNVTISVKKSPNSDPTADSAVLPDNPANEQAAAGAVEVLAIEPTWMKPLLAYMLEQELPEDTTEARRVMRRSKAFTVINGKLYKRSVFGIFQRCISLEEGHDILLDIHQGTCGHHAGSKTIVAKAFRAGFYWPTALLDAQAIVSKCETCQMFATKPHAPASELKTTPIA from the coding sequence ATGATCTATGGTGACTCCAACTTGGTTGTGCAGCAAACAATGATGACCTGTGATGCAGTATCAGACACCATGATCGCCTACCGTGATATGTACAACACATTGGAGGGTACGTATGACGGTTGCGAGCTCGCGCATGTCAGCCGAGCCAGTAATGAAGAGGCTGATCATTTGGCCAACCTGGGATCCACACGGGCAGCAGTTCCGCCTGGCGTTTTTCTGGAGATCATCCATCAACGAAGCATCAAAGAGAACAACGTGACAATTTCAGTCAAAAAGTCACCCAACTCAGATCCCACAGCCGATTCAGCAGTTTTACCTGACAACCCCGCAAATGagcaagcagcagctggcgCAGTTGAAGTCCTGGCAATTGAACCAACATGGATGAAGCCTTTACTCGCATACATGCTCGAGCAGGAGTTGCCAGAGGATACAACCGAAGCTAGAAGGGTTATGCGGCGATCGAAAGCTTTCACAGTAATAAACGGCAAGTTGTACAAGCGCAGTGTCTTCGGTATTTTTCAGAGATGTATCTCACTAGAAGAAGGACATGATATCCTCCTAGATATCCATCAGGGCACGTGTGGGCACCACGCTGGAAGCAAGACAATCGTCGCCAAAGCCTTCAGAGCTGgattctactggcccacggccctacTCGATGCCCAGGCTATCGTCAGCAAATGCGAGACATGTCAGATGTTCGCCACGAAGCCGCATGCCCCAGCATCCGAACTCAAGACAACTCCCATCGCCTAG
- the LOC104585036 gene encoding pollen-specific leucine-rich repeat extensin-like protein 3 → MAAPCANVRVLILLAIAFTVASVPAAMARPVHKGKDPIHNDGPPAPGHTAKSLKSEVPSGENPVHNGSPSPPHEISYPVKSELPSGKNPVHNGSPSPPHEISYPVKSDVPSGENPVPNLYPPPSYLSTPIGITLIRVRAPPPPTGNTFVHEAMPPSHHS, encoded by the coding sequence ATGGCCGCTCCTTGTGCAAACGTTCGTGtcctcatcctcctcgccATCGCCTTTACCGTTGCctcggtgccggcggcgatggcccGACCGGTTCACAAGGGCAAAGATCCGATACACAACGATGGCCCTCCTGCACCCGGACATACGGCGAAGTCCTTGAAGTCCGAAGTTCCCAGCGGCGAGAACCCGGTGCACAACggctctccttctcctcctcatGAGATCAGCTACCCCGTTAAGTCCGAACTTCCCAGCGGCAAGAACCCGGTGCACAAcggctctccctctcctcctcatGAGATCAGCTACCCCGTCAAGTCCGATGTTCCCAGCGGCGAGAACCCGGTGCCTAACCTTTATCCTCCTCCGTCGTACCTGTCCACTCCGATTGGAATTACCCTGATAAGGGTCCGTGCTCCCCCTCCTCCGACCGGCAATACCTTTGTACATGAAGCCATGCCCCCTTCTCATCATAGCTAA
- the LOC106866637 gene encoding F-box/LRR-repeat protein At3g26922 isoform X1 encodes MASGADRISALPEEALLHVLAFLPAHEAVQTSVLARRWRHLWRSVPRLCIVQQDRFDTIEEMDKFVNHLLHLRDHSSALEECRFEVKSYFQEDCKHVDLWLRQALCCQVRSLLFDSYSLYELSVLGDTPLISQRLRKLHLDSVRLKGCFLDFSCCPVLEDLKMVSCSLDSHRLSSKSLKWLSITHSDFEFSTHACIYAPSLLSLEIADLDEGLCPLLESMPSLVSAFIRVGRSCEDYTIMDDDDPSVVLDGLSDASNLELTVEAGKTFAPFRCTLIRDFRWCPTFSNLKTLLLKEWFLAANVNVLICFLKYSPILEKLTLQLCKNAKYIMEQEGRSIPSVPREYCSASKHLKIVQVKCNEIDEMVREVVKVLSSCGVPSDHVNVQQWKSRSSSFSFEQKE; translated from the exons ATGGCGAGCGGCGCCGACCGTATCAGCGCCCTCCCGGAGGAGGCCCTCCTGCACGTGCTGGCCTTCTTGCCGGCTCACGAAGCGGTGCAGACGAGCGTGCTGGCCCGGCGCTGGCGCCACCTCTGGAGGTCCGTGCCTCGCCTGTGCATTGTCCAACAGGACAGGTTCGACACCATCGAGGAGATGGATAAGTTCGTCAACCATCTGCTGCACCTCCGAGACCACTCCTCGGCTCTGGAGGAGTGTCGGTTTGAAGTCAAATCATACTTTCAAGAGGATTGTAAGCACGTCGACCTCTGGCTTAGGCAAGCTCTGTGTTGTCAAGTCCGGTCACTGCTGTTCGATTCGTACAGTCTGTATGAACTCTCGGTGCTGGGTGATACACCTCTAATCTCACAGCGTTTGAGAAAACTACATCTTGACAGTGTAAGGCTAAAAGGCTGCTTCCTGGATTTCTCATGCTGCCCGGTTTTAGAGGATCTAAAGATGGTATCTTGCAGCCTGGACAGCCACAGGCTCTCCTCCAAATCACTAAAATGGTTGAGCATTACTCACTCTGATTTTGAGTTTAGTACCCACGCCTGTATTTATGCCCCGAGCCTCCTATCACTAGAAATAGCTGATTTAGACGAGGGTTTGTGTCCTTTGCTTGAGAGCATGCCGTCATTAGTTTCAGCATTCATTAGAGTTGGAAGAAGCTGCGAAGATTATACCATAATGGATGATGACGACCCTTCGGTGGTTCTCGACGGTTTATCTGACGCTTCAAATTTGGAGTTGACAGTTGAAGCTGGTAAAACG TTTGCACCTTTTCGGTGTACGTTAATAAGGGATTTTAGATGGTGCCCAACATTTAGCAACTTGAAGACGCTATTACTCAAGGAGTGGTTCTTGGCCGCTAATGTTaatgtgttaatttgttttctaAAGTACTCACCTATCCTAGAGAAGCTGACGCTTCAACTCTGTAAG AATGCCAAATATATAATGGAACAGGAAGGACGCTCCATACCCTCCGTACCGAGGGAATATTGCTCTGCATCTAAGCACCTTAAGATTGTTCAAGTCAAATGTAATGAGATCGATGAGATGGTCCGTGAAGTTGTGAAGGTCTTAAGTTCTTGCGGTGTACCTTCTGACCATGTTAATGTCCAACAGTGGAAATCTCGATCCAGCA GTTTCAGTTTCGAGCAGAAGGAATAG
- the LOC106866637 gene encoding F-box/LRR-repeat protein At3g26922 isoform X2 yields the protein MASGADRISALPEEALLHVLAFLPAHEAVQTSVLARRWRHLWRSVPRLCIVQQDRFDTIEEMDKFVNHLLHLRDHSSALEECRFEVKSYFQEDCKHVDLWLRQALCCQVRSLLFDSYSLYELSVLGDTPLISQRLRKLHLDSVRLKGCFLDFSCCPVLEDLKMVSCSLDSHRLSSKSLKWLSITHSDFEFSTHACIYAPSLLSLEIADLDEGLCPLLESMPSLVSAFIRVGRSCEDYTIMDDDDPSVVLDGLSDASNLELTVEAGKTFAPFRCTLIRDFRWCPTFSNLKTLLLKEWFLAANVNVLICFLKYSPILEKLTLQLCKEGRSIPSVPREYCSASKHLKIVQVKCNEIDEMVREVVKVLSSCGVPSDHVNVQQWKSRSSSFSFEQKE from the exons ATGGCGAGCGGCGCCGACCGTATCAGCGCCCTCCCGGAGGAGGCCCTCCTGCACGTGCTGGCCTTCTTGCCGGCTCACGAAGCGGTGCAGACGAGCGTGCTGGCCCGGCGCTGGCGCCACCTCTGGAGGTCCGTGCCTCGCCTGTGCATTGTCCAACAGGACAGGTTCGACACCATCGAGGAGATGGATAAGTTCGTCAACCATCTGCTGCACCTCCGAGACCACTCCTCGGCTCTGGAGGAGTGTCGGTTTGAAGTCAAATCATACTTTCAAGAGGATTGTAAGCACGTCGACCTCTGGCTTAGGCAAGCTCTGTGTTGTCAAGTCCGGTCACTGCTGTTCGATTCGTACAGTCTGTATGAACTCTCGGTGCTGGGTGATACACCTCTAATCTCACAGCGTTTGAGAAAACTACATCTTGACAGTGTAAGGCTAAAAGGCTGCTTCCTGGATTTCTCATGCTGCCCGGTTTTAGAGGATCTAAAGATGGTATCTTGCAGCCTGGACAGCCACAGGCTCTCCTCCAAATCACTAAAATGGTTGAGCATTACTCACTCTGATTTTGAGTTTAGTACCCACGCCTGTATTTATGCCCCGAGCCTCCTATCACTAGAAATAGCTGATTTAGACGAGGGTTTGTGTCCTTTGCTTGAGAGCATGCCGTCATTAGTTTCAGCATTCATTAGAGTTGGAAGAAGCTGCGAAGATTATACCATAATGGATGATGACGACCCTTCGGTGGTTCTCGACGGTTTATCTGACGCTTCAAATTTGGAGTTGACAGTTGAAGCTGGTAAAACG TTTGCACCTTTTCGGTGTACGTTAATAAGGGATTTTAGATGGTGCCCAACATTTAGCAACTTGAAGACGCTATTACTCAAGGAGTGGTTCTTGGCCGCTAATGTTaatgtgttaatttgttttctaAAGTACTCACCTATCCTAGAGAAGCTGACGCTTCAACTCTGTAAG GAAGGACGCTCCATACCCTCCGTACCGAGGGAATATTGCTCTGCATCTAAGCACCTTAAGATTGTTCAAGTCAAATGTAATGAGATCGATGAGATGGTCCGTGAAGTTGTGAAGGTCTTAAGTTCTTGCGGTGTACCTTCTGACCATGTTAATGTCCAACAGTGGAAATCTCGATCCAGCA GTTTCAGTTTCGAGCAGAAGGAATAG